A genomic stretch from Rubripirellula reticaptiva includes:
- the nagB gene encoding glucosamine-6-phosphate deaminase: MKNSPKIVTVKTAADVAEYTADVFAAAIKSNPKIVLGLATGSSPIGCYQRLVERSRGGEFSFAQATSFNLDEYIGLDADHPQSFRHFMQSQLFDLIDIRPSNTFVPDGKCPDVAKHVANYELKITEAGGIEIQLLGIGTNGHIAFNEPGSAADSRTREVSLTRQTIESNSRFFPSIADVPTTAITMGIGTILEAKQIVLIATGAGKAKAVAEAIEGPMTIDCPASLLQSHPNVIFVVDQAAGSGLTPKT, from the coding sequence ATGAAAAACTCACCAAAGATCGTAACTGTCAAAACCGCCGCGGATGTCGCCGAGTACACGGCCGATGTTTTCGCAGCCGCAATCAAGTCAAACCCCAAGATCGTGCTCGGACTTGCCACCGGCAGCAGCCCGATTGGCTGCTATCAGCGACTGGTTGAACGATCACGCGGTGGCGAATTTAGCTTTGCCCAAGCCACTTCGTTCAACTTGGACGAATACATCGGGCTCGACGCGGACCACCCGCAGAGCTTTCGCCACTTCATGCAGTCACAATTATTCGACCTGATCGATATCCGCCCATCAAATACGTTCGTGCCGGACGGCAAATGCCCGGACGTTGCCAAACACGTCGCCAACTACGAACTAAAAATTACCGAAGCGGGTGGAATCGAAATCCAATTGCTTGGCATTGGCACCAACGGACACATCGCATTCAACGAACCCGGATCAGCCGCCGACAGCCGCACACGCGAAGTCTCGCTAACTCGGCAAACCATTGAATCCAATTCGCGATTCTTCCCATCAATCGCCGACGTCCCGACGACCGCGATCACGATGGGCATCGGAACCATCCTGGAAGCCAAACAAATCGTGTTGATCGCGACCGGCGCTGGCAAAGCAAAAGCGGTCGCCGAGGCAATCGAAGGCCCGATGACCATCGACTGCCCCGCGTCGCTATTGCAATCCCACCCGAATGTCATATTCGTGGTGGACCAGGCCGCTGGGTCCGGCCTGACGCCGAAGACATAA
- a CDS encoding HD domain-containing protein, producing MLPELTSLFQTGSLVRIPPAQDVPMSARVRRILDTAPVRRLASISQLGMVALVYPGATHSRLEHSLGVYDNALRVLTRFAGDANFNAMVDVPMAESFVLAALLHDVGHWPFCHPIEDMRLSGLGEHETRIGDWIQRSELTECIEQDWNCDVADLLGLLCPKKEASASQSPGLHLPGHRFLASCLSGPIDVDKLDYLERDSLHAGVPYGRNFDSGRLIASMSIHPQTGKLAISDKGRTAAEMMVFSRYIMFSEVYWHHTVRSATAMLQRCVFLLQHRLDLESTLRMDDAAWTANLRRAAEGSVAEPLADGLFGARRRLYKRAAEFNVIDGDEVHSRLARKPYWWLVALAERLAGQLSSTCSTVVHAVDVLVDAPPVKLEVDINIDVVARDGTARPLGDVSPVTAALAHRQFDNHVKRVRVFLRDEVRDTIAAKLSLPQLTDLVMTTINTLEDEIA from the coding sequence ATGCTTCCTGAACTGACCTCGCTGTTCCAAACCGGTTCGCTTGTTCGAATCCCGCCGGCTCAAGACGTGCCCATGTCGGCACGTGTCCGCCGCATCCTGGACACCGCTCCGGTGCGACGACTAGCATCGATCAGCCAGCTCGGCATGGTCGCATTGGTCTATCCCGGCGCCACTCATTCGCGACTCGAGCATTCACTTGGCGTTTACGACAACGCGCTGCGAGTTCTGACGCGATTTGCTGGCGATGCCAACTTCAATGCGATGGTCGACGTCCCAATGGCAGAATCATTCGTGCTAGCCGCCTTGCTGCATGACGTTGGCCACTGGCCGTTTTGCCACCCAATCGAAGACATGAGATTGAGCGGCTTGGGCGAACACGAAACTCGCATCGGTGACTGGATCCAGCGATCCGAATTAACGGAGTGTATCGAACAAGACTGGAACTGTGACGTTGCTGACCTGCTAGGTTTACTTTGTCCTAAAAAGGAAGCTTCGGCATCACAAAGCCCCGGATTGCACCTCCCTGGGCATCGTTTCCTAGCAAGTTGCCTGAGCGGCCCCATCGATGTCGACAAACTGGATTATTTGGAACGCGACAGCCTGCACGCCGGCGTTCCGTATGGCCGCAACTTTGATTCCGGCCGCTTGATTGCATCGATGAGCATCCATCCCCAAACGGGAAAGCTTGCGATCAGTGACAAAGGCCGAACCGCGGCAGAAATGATGGTATTTTCGCGTTACATCATGTTCAGCGAAGTGTACTGGCATCACACCGTGCGATCGGCCACCGCGATGCTGCAGCGGTGCGTGTTCTTGCTGCAACACCGCTTGGACCTCGAATCGACGCTAAGGATGGACGACGCGGCGTGGACCGCCAACCTGCGACGGGCCGCTGAAGGCAGCGTCGCCGAACCACTGGCAGACGGCCTTTTTGGTGCTCGTCGTCGACTTTACAAGCGAGCTGCTGAGTTCAACGTGATCGACGGCGATGAAGTTCACTCGCGACTCGCTCGCAAACCTTACTGGTGGCTGGTCGCTCTGGCCGAACGGTTAGCCGGGCAACTTTCAAGCACCTGTTCGACCGTCGTGCATGCGGTCGATGTCCTCGTGGACGCGCCGCCAGTGAAACTAGAAGTCGACATCAATATCGACGTGGTTGCACGCGACGGAACCGCTCGACCGCTGGGCGACGTCTCGCCGGTGACCGCAGCACTTGCCCATCGCCAGTTCGACAATCACGTCAAGCGAGTGCGAGTATTCTTGCGAGACGAAGTGCGCGATACGATCGCTGCGAAACTGAGCCTACCGCAACTGACTGACTTGGTGATGACAACAATCAACACGCTTGAAGACGAAATAGCATGA
- a CDS encoding tRNA (cytidine(34)-2'-O)-methyltransferase yields the protein MPTAHVVLYQPEIPGNTGNIGRTCVAADAKLWIVRPAAFQFDDARVRRAGLDYWQHLDLGDADNWEHLVEQLAPRRFFFLSRFAKRTVWDADFQPDDVLVFGCETSGLPDTILDPDDPQALSLPTSRHVRSLNLATTVGIVVYEHQRQIRLGQS from the coding sequence ATGCCTACCGCTCACGTTGTTCTTTACCAGCCCGAAATTCCGGGGAATACTGGCAACATTGGTCGCACCTGCGTCGCTGCGGATGCAAAGCTTTGGATCGTTCGGCCCGCCGCGTTTCAGTTTGACGATGCACGCGTCCGCCGGGCTGGGCTGGATTACTGGCAGCACCTCGACCTTGGTGACGCCGATAATTGGGAACATTTGGTTGAGCAACTCGCACCGCGACGGTTTTTCTTTCTATCGCGTTTCGCCAAGCGGACTGTTTGGGACGCCGATTTTCAGCCCGACGACGTGCTGGTGTTTGGGTGCGAGACATCGGGGTTGCCCGACACGATTTTGGATCCTGATGACCCGCAGGCGCTAAGTTTGCCGACATCGCGTCACGTCCGCAGTCTAAATTTGGCGACCACGGTTGGCATTGTTGTGTACGAACACCAACGCCAGATTCGGCTGGGACAATCATGA
- a CDS encoding ThuA domain-containing protein — translation MRSLSLFFFCITTLVLMTPTGVAGGLGVTPADQFSLPEGFEVDLVYEVPGETEGSWVSLTVDPKGRLIACDQDGGLYRIDVSGDQPKVEKLTIEFEGAQGLLCAFGSLYANVNSRNFPSGVWRLTDTNGDDQYDKKEHILPLNGGSEHGPHAMILTPDGERIIMCAGNNTTLPDNIARSRAPKNWDEDHLLGRMPDARGHNADRMAPGGFILSFNPDASDIELMATGFRNEYDIALNKQGELFAYDADMEWDVGTPWYRPTRINHVISGVDFGWRNGTGKWPSYYPDSFGAAVDIGPGSPTGICFGYGAKFPKKYQNSLFICDWSYGNIHAVELTPDGSSYTGSYKTFTTAAPLPVTDILIHPVDGSMYFTIGGRQTQSGLYRIKYTGELDDEPADSVDAKAARLRGVRHSLESLHVGPPATDKLPMILEHLAHSDRAIRCAARIALEHQPIEQWRDKVTSLENAEARILGVIALTRNGKDSDKPAALAALSELDWSSLPTSQKVDWLRAFGLVAIRLGGITPDEAKPVLAKIGNQFPTGENELDRELSQVLIYLGAPDSTAKIVSEMKASPSQENQIYYAMALRNMKKGWNPDLRRQYFTWFSNIQSARGGMSFGGFIDNIKKEAVQGLSEKQKVAFASVIDPPATTEKEAAKAPRDLVKQWKVDDLLAAASDESHIPNFERGKEIFGEAQCYKCHRMGVQGGILGPDLTAAGGRFNTRDLLVSMIEPSKVISDQYGATQFLTDDGRVIVGRVVNMRGKELAVMTNMLDPSAQTKVMRDSVEETRPATTSMMPSGLLDTFTEEEIVDLIAYLRAGGRADHPVYQSVAAANGGKKNPDKQWLTFAGGEGPGAGKHIVLVSGDHEYRSEEALPQLGKILSQHLGFKCTVLFAIDPATGEINPDHVSNIPGLESLASADLVIMGLRFRNLPDDQMKMIDDYVEAGRPLIGMRTSTHAFDVPADRKYAKHSWNNKTDNFTGGFGKQVFGETWVAHHGNHGVESTRGIVADAKHPIARGIAAGDIWGPTDVYAVTLPLSGDGHVIIKGQILKGMNANDDAVADKRNDPMMPVAWTRTYKGGRVFATTMGSADDLPSEGVRRMLVNAAFWCLGMEDAIKPDFDVSIVGDYKPTPFGFSKFIPGKKPIDYELKKTASAK, via the coding sequence ATGCGATCCCTATCGCTATTCTTCTTTTGCATCACCACATTGGTCTTGATGACGCCAACCGGCGTTGCTGGCGGCCTAGGTGTCACGCCGGCTGACCAGTTTAGCTTGCCCGAAGGATTTGAAGTCGACTTAGTCTACGAAGTCCCCGGCGAAACAGAAGGTTCGTGGGTCAGTCTGACTGTTGACCCTAAAGGCCGTTTGATCGCTTGCGACCAAGACGGCGGCTTGTACCGGATCGACGTTAGCGGCGACCAACCAAAAGTCGAAAAGCTAACGATCGAATTCGAAGGCGCTCAAGGTTTGTTGTGTGCGTTCGGTTCGCTCTACGCGAACGTCAACTCCCGGAACTTTCCGTCAGGTGTTTGGCGATTGACGGACACCAACGGTGATGACCAATACGACAAGAAAGAGCATATCTTGCCGCTCAATGGTGGATCGGAGCACGGGCCGCATGCGATGATCCTGACGCCGGATGGCGAGCGGATCATCATGTGTGCCGGCAACAACACAACGCTTCCCGACAACATCGCCCGTAGCCGCGCACCGAAGAACTGGGACGAAGATCACTTGCTCGGTCGAATGCCCGATGCACGAGGACACAACGCCGACCGGATGGCGCCCGGCGGATTCATCCTGTCGTTTAATCCAGACGCCAGCGACATTGAACTGATGGCGACTGGTTTCCGAAACGAATACGACATCGCGTTGAACAAACAAGGCGAACTTTTCGCGTACGACGCGGACATGGAATGGGACGTCGGCACGCCCTGGTACCGACCGACTCGCATCAACCATGTCATCAGCGGCGTGGACTTCGGATGGCGAAACGGCACGGGAAAATGGCCTTCTTATTACCCGGATTCGTTTGGTGCCGCCGTTGATATTGGCCCTGGATCGCCCACTGGCATCTGCTTTGGCTACGGCGCCAAATTTCCAAAGAAGTACCAAAACAGCCTCTTCATTTGCGATTGGAGCTATGGAAACATCCACGCGGTCGAACTGACTCCTGACGGCAGCTCATACACAGGATCGTACAAGACGTTCACGACCGCTGCTCCCTTGCCCGTCACCGACATTTTGATCCATCCCGTGGACGGATCGATGTACTTCACAATTGGCGGCCGACAAACGCAGAGCGGTCTTTATCGAATCAAGTACACCGGTGAACTTGACGATGAACCGGCGGATTCCGTTGACGCCAAAGCAGCCCGTTTGCGTGGTGTCCGACACTCACTCGAATCGTTGCACGTCGGCCCGCCGGCAACCGATAAGTTGCCGATGATTCTGGAACACCTTGCTCATTCAGATCGAGCTATTCGCTGTGCGGCAAGAATCGCGTTGGAACACCAACCGATCGAACAGTGGCGTGACAAAGTAACGTCGCTCGAAAACGCTGAAGCTCGAATTCTTGGCGTCATCGCTCTGACTCGCAATGGAAAAGATTCTGACAAGCCCGCTGCTTTGGCTGCGCTATCGGAACTGGATTGGTCTTCGCTGCCAACAAGTCAAAAAGTTGACTGGCTTCGCGCATTCGGCCTGGTCGCGATTCGATTGGGTGGAATCACGCCCGACGAAGCAAAACCAGTTTTGGCAAAGATTGGAAACCAATTCCCAACCGGCGAAAACGAACTTGATCGCGAACTGTCGCAGGTATTGATCTATCTTGGTGCACCAGATTCGACCGCAAAAATCGTTTCGGAAATGAAGGCATCGCCCAGCCAAGAAAATCAGATTTATTATGCGATGGCACTTCGCAATATGAAGAAAGGCTGGAACCCAGATCTGCGTCGCCAGTACTTCACTTGGTTCAGCAACATTCAGTCAGCACGCGGTGGCATGTCGTTCGGCGGCTTCATCGACAACATCAAAAAAGAAGCTGTCCAAGGACTTTCCGAAAAACAGAAAGTCGCGTTTGCGTCGGTCATTGATCCACCAGCTACAACAGAAAAGGAAGCCGCAAAGGCGCCGCGTGATTTGGTCAAACAATGGAAGGTGGACGACCTGCTTGCCGCAGCAAGCGACGAATCACACATTCCAAATTTCGAGCGAGGCAAAGAGATTTTTGGCGAAGCACAGTGCTACAAATGTCACCGAATGGGCGTTCAAGGCGGAATCCTGGGGCCTGACCTGACAGCGGCCGGTGGACGTTTCAACACTCGTGACTTGCTGGTTTCAATGATCGAACCCAGCAAGGTGATTAGCGACCAATACGGAGCGACTCAGTTCTTGACTGATGATGGTCGAGTGATCGTTGGCCGGGTCGTCAACATGCGAGGCAAGGAATTAGCCGTGATGACCAACATGCTGGATCCATCCGCACAAACCAAGGTTATGCGTGATTCGGTCGAGGAAACTCGACCGGCAACCACCAGTATGATGCCATCCGGATTGCTGGACACATTCACCGAAGAAGAAATTGTTGACCTGATTGCCTACCTGCGTGCCGGCGGACGGGCGGACCATCCCGTCTATCAGTCGGTCGCTGCAGCCAATGGCGGCAAAAAGAACCCTGACAAGCAATGGCTAACGTTTGCTGGCGGTGAAGGCCCCGGTGCCGGAAAGCACATTGTTTTGGTGTCGGGCGATCATGAGTATCGAAGCGAAGAAGCGTTACCTCAGCTGGGGAAAATCTTGTCCCAACACTTGGGATTCAAGTGCACGGTTCTGTTTGCGATCGACCCGGCGACGGGCGAGATCAACCCGGACCATGTTTCCAACATTCCTGGACTTGAATCACTCGCATCGGCGGACCTCGTGATCATGGGATTGCGATTTCGCAACCTGCCCGATGACCAGATGAAGATGATCGACGACTATGTCGAAGCCGGCCGACCGCTGATCGGAATGCGAACATCGACTCATGCGTTCGATGTACCGGCGGATCGCAAGTACGCCAAGCATTCGTGGAACAACAAGACCGACAACTTCACAGGCGGTTTTGGCAAACAAGTCTTCGGTGAAACTTGGGTCGCACACCATGGCAATCACGGTGTCGAATCGACGCGAGGAATCGTCGCGGACGCCAAACACCCAATCGCACGTGGTATCGCTGCGGGCGACATCTGGGGACCGACGGACGTTTACGCAGTCACGTTGCCGCTATCGGGCGATGGGCACGTGATCATCAAAGGACAGATTTTAAAGGGCATGAACGCAAACGACGATGCGGTTGCTGACAAGCGAAACGATCCCATGATGCCAGTTGCATGGACTCGCACCTACAAAGGCGGACGAGTGTTCGCCACGACCATGGGATCAGCCGACGATTTGCCAAGCGAAGGCGTTCGCCGCATGTTGGTCAACGCGGCCTTCTGGTGCCTGGGCATGGAAGACGCAATCAAGCCAGACTTTGATGTCTCGATCGTTGGCGATTACAAACCAACGCCCTTCGGTTTCAGCAAATTCATCCCGGGCAAGAAACCGATCGACTATGAATTGAAGAAAACCGCCAGTGCAAAGTAG